Genomic DNA from Bacteroidales bacterium:
TTACATATTGCTCCGCATAATACTTCAAATATTCGCCTGATGTAACCTCATCCAGCCATTGCTGGTTGCTGAGGTACCAGTCAATGGTGATGCCGATGCCTTCTTCAAACTGCAGC
This window encodes:
- a CDS encoding dTDP-glucose 4,6-dehydratase, with amino-acid sequence LQFEEGIGITIDWYLSNQQWLDEVTSGEYLKYYAEQYVKR